The following proteins are encoded in a genomic region of Tenacibaculum sp. 190524A05c:
- the dinB gene encoding DNA polymerase IV → MNTNRSIVHMDLDTFFVSCERLLDSKLNGKPVLIGGTSDRGVVASCSYEARTFGIHSAMPMRMAKQLCPEAIIIRGNSHIYSKYSDLVTEVIKDSVPLYEKTSVDEFYIDLTGMDKFFGCHTLASELRQKIIRETGLPISFGHSVNKTVSKIATGEAKPNNQIRIEKGTEKPFLSPLSVKKIPMVGEVTYKSLCDLGIKKIRTIQEMPLEMMAKVFGKNGVSIWKKANGIDNSPVIQYHERKSISTERTFDRDTTDVRKLESIIVAIAENLAFQLRRGNKLTSCITFKIRYSDFQTYTQQQRIPYSAADHKIIPVVKELYKKLYKRRMLVRLIGVRFSHLVEGGHQIDLFDDDEKILNLYTAMDKLRERYGDRAVMRAKGMEAKSIARWNPFNGNPPPLLANRRR, encoded by the coding sequence ATGAATACAAACAGATCAATAGTACATATGGATTTAGATACATTCTTTGTTTCATGTGAACGATTGTTAGATAGTAAATTGAATGGAAAACCCGTATTAATTGGCGGAACTTCCGATAGAGGAGTAGTGGCTTCATGTAGTTATGAAGCAAGAACGTTTGGAATTCATTCAGCAATGCCAATGCGAATGGCAAAGCAATTATGTCCGGAAGCAATTATTATTAGAGGAAATTCTCATATATATTCGAAGTATTCTGATTTGGTAACCGAAGTAATTAAAGATTCGGTGCCGTTGTATGAGAAAACTTCGGTAGATGAATTTTATATTGATCTTACGGGAATGGATAAGTTTTTTGGTTGTCATACATTGGCTTCTGAATTGCGTCAAAAAATTATACGAGAAACAGGATTACCCATTTCTTTTGGACATTCCGTTAACAAAACGGTTTCTAAAATTGCGACAGGAGAAGCAAAACCTAATAATCAAATTCGAATTGAAAAAGGAACTGAAAAACCTTTTTTATCTCCACTTTCTGTGAAGAAAATTCCAATGGTAGGAGAGGTTACCTACAAATCGTTATGTGATTTAGGAATTAAAAAGATTAGAACCATACAGGAAATGCCATTAGAAATGATGGCGAAAGTATTTGGTAAAAACGGAGTTTCTATCTGGAAAAAAGCAAATGGAATTGATAACAGTCCGGTTATTCAGTACCATGAAAGAAAATCGATTTCTACGGAGCGAACTTTTGATAGAGATACTACGGATGTGCGAAAGCTAGAAAGTATTATTGTGGCTATTGCAGAGAATTTAGCATTTCAATTGCGAAGAGGAAATAAATTGACGTCCTGTATTACGTTTAAAATTCGTTATTCCGACTTTCAAACCTATACGCAACAACAACGAATTCCGTATAGTGCGGCCGATCATAAAATAATTCCTGTTGTAAAAGAATTGTACAAGAAGTTATACAAACGAAGAATGTTAGTTCGTTTAATTGGAGTTCGGTTTTCGCATTTGGTTGAAGGCGGACATCAAATTGACTTGTTTGATGATGACGAGAAGATTCTAAATTTATACACAGCCATGGATAAATTAAGAGAACGTTATGGAGACAGAGCCGTAATGCGAGCAAAAGGAATGGAAGCAAAGAGTATTGCGCGATGGAATCCTTTTAATGGAAATCCGCCACCATTATTAGCGAATAGGAGGAGGTGA
- a CDS encoding DUF4348 domain-containing protein codes for MSKCKSISLIILITLISNCSFKKEERKSRSFITAKKTDSINPEIGKKNREIFDERNNDSIVSKNRLDTENIKYSEEKITEVFKNCNETFDSFFKKFAKDSVFQKSKIKYPLNLLYNDYEIDSIIIVKTYYTKNDYKYFDFSNDKNAMKRSYDKYNVEIEKSKNLVKYRHIGYDNGILNTYTFKLISNCWYMVEILDEST; via the coding sequence ATGAGTAAATGCAAATCAATCTCTTTAATTATTTTAATTACTTTAATAAGTAATTGCTCTTTTAAAAAAGAAGAGAGAAAATCAAGAAGTTTTATAACTGCGAAAAAAACGGATTCAATAAATCCTGAAATCGGCAAAAAAAATCGAGAGATATTCGATGAAAGAAATAATGATTCAATCGTCTCTAAAAATCGTTTAGATACTGAGAACATAAAATATAGTGAAGAAAAAATTACTGAAGTTTTTAAGAACTGTAATGAAACATTCGATAGCTTTTTTAAAAAATTTGCTAAGGATAGTGTTTTCCAAAAGAGCAAAATTAAATATCCGTTAAATTTATTATATAATGATTATGAAATTGATAGTATCATAATCGTAAAAACTTACTATACAAAAAATGATTATAAATATTTTGATTTCTCTAATGATAAAAATGCTATGAAAAGAAGTTATGATAAGTATAATGTTGAAATTGAAAAATCAAAAAATCTCGTTAAATATCGTCATATAGGATATGATAACGGAATTTTGAACACATATACTTTTAAATTAATTTCTAATTGTTGGTATATGGTTGAGATTTTAGACGAATCAACATAA